In a genomic window of Amycolatopsis japonica:
- a CDS encoding phosphopantetheine-binding protein gives MDTDSPSSTQPPGEQELRELLAPLLDTRPEDVPADANLILQGLTSIDMMRLVGRWRRAKVPVVFEELASAPTLNGWLAHFDGLRK, from the coding sequence ATGGACACCGATTCCCCGTCGAGTACGCAACCACCCGGCGAGCAGGAACTGCGCGAACTCCTGGCCCCGCTGCTGGACACCCGGCCCGAGGACGTTCCCGCCGACGCCAATCTGATCCTGCAGGGCCTGACCTCGATCGACATGATGCGGCTGGTCGGTCGCTGGCGCCGGGCGAAGGTGCCGGTCGTCTTCGAAGAGCTGGCTTCCGCTCCCACGCTGAACGGCTGGCTCGCCCACTTCGACGGACTGCGGAAATGA
- a CDS encoding 3-deoxy-7-phosphoheptulonate synthase: MISAESALQQPEWPDHQHVRMVREILADRPPLVYADDVHKLGSHLSRVAAGELLVVQTGDCAEDPAECTPGYVARKIALLDMLAGALKMATGKPVLRVGRIAGQFAKPRSRPAERVGGVDLPVYRGHLVNSPEPDPVLRRPDPERLLECYDAANAAMEYLRLRNGERPEASVWTSHEALLLDYELPMLRRTEAGRWLLTSTHWPWIGNRTNQPDGAHAALLATIDNPIACKVGPDMTPDALVALCERLDPFRVPGRLTLISRMGAGKAAERLPPLVAAVREAGHRAGWLTDPMHGNTVSGPDGLKTRFVETVVREILEFRSAVSEGRGVAAGLHLETTPDEVTECVADESMIGHVGDKYTSFCDPRLNPKQAIEVVSAWRR, from the coding sequence GTGATTTCGGCCGAATCGGCTTTGCAACAGCCGGAATGGCCCGATCACCAGCATGTGCGAATGGTGAGAGAGATACTCGCCGATCGGCCGCCGCTGGTGTACGCGGACGATGTCCACAAGCTGGGTTCTCACCTGTCGAGGGTCGCGGCAGGGGAACTCCTGGTCGTGCAGACGGGCGACTGTGCCGAGGATCCGGCGGAATGCACGCCGGGGTACGTGGCCCGCAAGATCGCCTTGCTGGACATGCTGGCCGGGGCGTTGAAGATGGCCACCGGCAAACCCGTACTGCGAGTGGGGCGGATCGCGGGCCAGTTCGCCAAGCCGCGGTCCCGGCCCGCCGAGCGGGTCGGCGGCGTCGACCTGCCCGTCTATCGCGGTCACCTGGTCAACAGCCCGGAGCCGGATCCCGTGCTTCGCAGGCCGGATCCGGAGCGCCTGCTCGAGTGCTACGACGCGGCGAACGCGGCGATGGAGTACCTGCGTCTGCGCAACGGCGAACGGCCGGAGGCGTCGGTCTGGACCAGCCACGAGGCTTTGCTGCTCGACTACGAGCTGCCGATGCTGCGCCGGACCGAGGCGGGCCGATGGCTCCTCACCTCGACGCATTGGCCATGGATCGGCAACCGCACCAACCAGCCGGACGGTGCCCACGCCGCCCTGCTGGCCACGATCGACAACCCGATCGCCTGCAAGGTGGGGCCGGATATGACGCCGGACGCGCTGGTCGCGCTCTGCGAGCGCCTCGACCCCTTCCGCGTCCCCGGCAGGCTCACCCTCATCTCCCGCATGGGCGCCGGGAAGGCGGCCGAGCGCCTGCCACCACTGGTCGCCGCGGTCCGCGAGGCCGGCCATCGGGCAGGCTGGCTCACCGATCCCATGCACGGCAACACCGTGAGCGGCCCGGACGGGCTGAAGACCCGGTTCGTGGAAACCGTCGTACGGGAGATCCTCGAATTCAGGAGTGCGGTGTCCGAAGGACGGGGAGTGGCCGCCGGGCTGCATTTGGAGACCACTCCCGACGAGGTCACCGAATGTGTCGCCGACGAGTCGATGATCGGCCATGTCGGCGACAAATACACCAGTTTCTGTGATCCGAGGCTCAACCCGAAACAGGCCATCGAAGTGGTTTCCGCCTGGCGCCGGTAG
- a CDS encoding Rrf2 family transcriptional regulator, translating to MALSSRSAAAIHALTMLARWDDSLTSAEIADSLASNPVLVRRILGSLRDAGLVRSTEGRGGGWTLARPPGEITLYDAYTAVEQGPILTRHAHPPSTTCDVGRHMRALLDAEFREAEQAMEERLGRTTIAHLVQQVLAKGRELAREEGLRAGRV from the coding sequence GTGGCTCTCAGCAGCAGGAGCGCGGCAGCCATTCACGCGCTGACGATGCTGGCGCGCTGGGACGATTCGCTGACCTCCGCGGAGATCGCGGACAGTCTGGCGAGCAATCCGGTGCTGGTCCGGCGCATTCTCGGCAGCCTCCGTGACGCCGGGCTGGTGCGGTCGACGGAGGGACGTGGCGGCGGTTGGACGCTGGCGCGTCCGCCGGGGGAGATCACGCTCTACGACGCGTACACCGCGGTCGAGCAGGGGCCGATCCTGACCCGCCATGCCCATCCGCCCAGTACGACGTGCGATGTCGGCCGCCATATGCGCGCGCTGCTCGACGCGGAGTTCCGGGAAGCCGAACAAGCCATGGAAGAACGGCTCGGCCGCACGACGATCGCCCATCTCGTCCAGCAGGTGCTGGCCAAGGGACGCGAGCTCGCCCGCGAAGAAGGTCTTCGCGCCGGCCGCGTCTGA
- a CDS encoding (2,3-dihydroxybenzoyl)adenylate synthase, with product MLEGCTPWPADPARRYREALLWRGETLGTLLRTAAAEYGDAIALVHGDRRITYAELDRWADRMAAGFARYGISPGDRVVVQLPNVPEFVAVCFALFRLGAKPVFALTAHRSQEIGHLCRITGAVAYVLPGVHRGFDHRVLAKEVRSGAPSLRLLFSLSGKGGDVIDLSTVDAEPVELPGQDPSDAAFFLLSGGTTALPKVIPRTHDDYAYQIRATSAVLGMSTSDVYLAVLPLEFNFTWGCPGVLGTLVSGGTVVLADDPTADDCFALISRERVTVTSVVPSIAQLWLEAAEWSEADLSSLRVVQIGGAKLQRSVAERITPVLGCELQQVFGMAEGLLTLTRLGDAPEVVLGTQGRPLSEEDEIRIVGPDDRDVADGEIGELLTRGPYTLRGYYRAPEHNAIAFTEDGFYRSGDLARLTADGDLVIEGRIKDVIIRGGDKISAAEVEGHLLGYPGVLRAAVVGVPDDLLGERTCAYLVVAGERPSLPDLKRALHDCGLAGYKLPDRVEFVDELPVTPLGKVDKVALVRLAERSRLSVTNRKG from the coding sequence GTGTTGGAAGGATGCACCCCCTGGCCCGCCGATCCGGCGCGGCGCTACCGGGAAGCCCTGCTGTGGCGGGGCGAGACACTCGGCACCCTGCTGCGGACGGCCGCCGCCGAGTACGGCGACGCCATCGCGCTGGTGCACGGCGACCGCCGGATCACCTACGCCGAACTCGACCGCTGGGCGGATCGGATGGCGGCGGGCTTCGCCAGGTACGGCATCTCCCCCGGCGACCGGGTCGTGGTCCAGCTGCCCAATGTGCCGGAGTTCGTCGCGGTGTGTTTCGCCCTGTTCCGGCTCGGCGCCAAACCGGTGTTCGCGCTGACCGCGCACCGCTCGCAGGAGATCGGGCATCTGTGCCGGATCACCGGCGCGGTGGCGTATGTGCTGCCCGGGGTGCACCGCGGGTTCGACCACCGGGTGCTGGCGAAGGAGGTCCGCTCGGGAGCGCCCTCGCTCCGGCTGTTGTTCAGCCTCAGCGGCAAGGGCGGCGATGTCATCGATCTGTCCACGGTGGACGCGGAACCGGTCGAGCTCCCCGGGCAGGATCCGTCGGACGCGGCGTTCTTCCTGCTCTCCGGCGGGACGACGGCGTTGCCGAAGGTCATCCCGCGCACCCACGATGATTACGCCTACCAGATCCGCGCCACGTCCGCGGTGCTCGGAATGTCCACTTCGGACGTTTACCTCGCGGTCCTGCCGCTGGAGTTCAATTTCACCTGGGGCTGCCCCGGAGTGCTCGGCACGCTGGTCTCCGGCGGCACGGTGGTACTCGCCGACGACCCGACGGCCGACGACTGTTTCGCCCTGATCTCACGCGAGCGGGTCACCGTGACCTCGGTGGTGCCGAGCATCGCCCAGCTGTGGCTGGAGGCGGCGGAGTGGTCCGAGGCGGACCTGTCGAGCCTGCGGGTGGTCCAGATCGGTGGCGCCAAACTGCAGCGGTCGGTCGCCGAGCGGATCACCCCGGTCCTCGGCTGCGAGCTCCAGCAGGTCTTCGGCATGGCCGAAGGACTGCTCACCCTCACCAGGCTCGGCGACGCACCGGAGGTGGTACTGGGTACCCAGGGCAGGCCACTGTCCGAAGAGGACGAAATCCGGATCGTCGGCCCGGACGACCGCGATGTCGCCGACGGCGAGATCGGCGAACTGCTCACCCGCGGCCCCTACACCTTGCGGGGCTACTACCGCGCGCCCGAGCACAACGCGATCGCGTTCACCGAGGACGGCTTCTACCGCAGCGGGGATCTCGCCCGGCTGACCGCCGACGGTGATCTGGTCATCGAAGGCCGGATCAAGGACGTGATCATCCGGGGCGGCGACAAGATCTCCGCGGCCGAGGTGGAAGGGCACCTGCTCGGTTATCCGGGAGTGCTCCGCGCGGCGGTGGTCGGCGTGCCGGACGACCTCCTCGGGGAACGGACCTGCGCCTATCTCGTGGTGGCGGGCGAACGCCCGTCATTGCCCGACCTCAAGCGGGCCCTGCACGACTGCGGGCTGGCCGGCTACAAGCTTCCCGACCGGGTCGAGTTCGTCGACGAACTCCCGGTCACCCCCTTGGGCAAGGTCGACAAGGTGGCGCTGGTGCGGCTCGCCGAGCGATCCCGTCTGTCGGTAACGAACCGGAAAGGCTGA
- a CDS encoding cupin domain-containing protein translates to MSNAVVINLREVREIDARVFLSGPLGRIRLPQFEPGQQETLIAEDQEHTLFIVRGNGTAVTGSTTVPLRAGVALTLPLGSSVTVEAGDEGLELFIASLTTPQTAGAAR, encoded by the coding sequence ATGAGCAACGCCGTGGTGATCAATCTTCGTGAAGTACGGGAAATCGACGCGCGTGTCTTCTTGAGCGGGCCGCTCGGCCGGATCCGGCTGCCGCAGTTCGAGCCCGGCCAGCAGGAGACGCTGATCGCCGAGGACCAGGAGCACACCCTGTTCATCGTGCGCGGCAACGGAACCGCGGTGACCGGATCGACGACGGTGCCGCTGCGCGCCGGCGTCGCCCTGACCCTGCCGCTGGGCAGCAGTGTCACGGTGGAAGCGGGCGACGAAGGCCTGGAACTGTTCATCGCCAGCCTCACCACACCGCAGACCGCCGGGGCGGCGCGGTGA
- a CDS encoding cupin domain-containing protein: MSRGMVVADLDQASVVHGVHGADGASEWKAFARRHDLFGTWEAVEWAALPPGGISGEHVHTRTEELYFIISGTGTMLLDGQEHPVRGGDLILNGIGTRHGLINSGEDRLTWLVVEVVGPLMAAVYSEHQKLTENGGNR, from the coding sequence ATGAGCCGCGGCATGGTGGTCGCCGACCTCGACCAGGCGTCGGTGGTCCACGGCGTGCACGGCGCGGACGGCGCCTCCGAATGGAAGGCGTTCGCCCGCCGCCATGACCTGTTCGGCACGTGGGAGGCGGTCGAATGGGCCGCGCTACCGCCCGGCGGGATCAGCGGCGAACACGTGCACACCCGGACCGAAGAACTCTATTTCATCATCTCCGGCACGGGGACCATGCTCCTCGACGGTCAGGAGCACCCGGTGCGGGGCGGTGACCTGATCCTGAACGGCATCGGCACCCGGCACGGCCTGATCAACTCGGGCGAAGACCGGCTGACCTGGCTGGTCGTCGAAGTGGTCGGCCCGCTTATGGCCGCCGTTTATTCCGAACACCAGAAACTGACCGAAAACGGGGGAAATCGATGA
- a CDS encoding cupin domain-containing protein has protein sequence MADRLTVTTLDELSEVYEMHGGEKVARWKCLARRNNLFGAWEAVECSFLPAGGASGVHLHSRTEQFDYVVSGSGVMTIDGVDHPVTAGDLLTTCLGTRHGIRNVGDEDLIWLVIEVSGPGMAPEVPAQDTSGDRAEVIKLREVRDVDALDYLSGPLRRARLIELAPGQAETLVADEQEHVLFTLDGTGSAKSGSTTVPLRYGVSVGVPFRGSVTVEGGPDGLEFFVVSLVVPADAGGAE, from the coding sequence ATGGCTGACCGGCTGACCGTCACGACGCTGGACGAGCTGTCCGAGGTCTACGAAATGCACGGCGGCGAGAAGGTCGCCCGGTGGAAATGCCTTGCCAGGCGGAACAATCTGTTCGGGGCATGGGAAGCGGTGGAGTGTTCCTTCCTGCCCGCGGGCGGGGCCAGCGGCGTGCACCTGCACAGCCGGACCGAGCAATTCGACTACGTGGTCTCCGGCAGCGGTGTGATGACGATCGACGGCGTCGACCATCCGGTCACCGCCGGCGATCTGCTCACCACCTGCCTCGGCACCCGGCACGGTATCCGCAATGTCGGTGACGAAGACCTGATCTGGCTGGTCATCGAGGTTTCCGGCCCGGGAATGGCGCCGGAGGTACCCGCACAGGACACCAGCGGCGACCGCGCCGAGGTGATCAAGCTCCGTGAGGTCCGCGATGTCGACGCGCTGGACTATCTGTCCGGGCCGCTTCGGCGGGCCCGGCTGATCGAGCTCGCTCCAGGGCAGGCCGAGACCTTGGTGGCCGACGAGCAAGAGCACGTGCTTTTCACGCTCGACGGCACCGGATCCGCGAAGTCCGGGTCCACCACCGTCCCGTTGCGCTACGGGGTATCGGTCGGGGTGCCGTTCCGCGGTTCCGTCACCGTCGAGGGCGGGCCGGACGGACTGGAGTTCTTCGTGGTCAGCCTGGTCGTCCCGGCTGACGCGGGAGGTGCGGAATGA
- a CDS encoding salicylate synthase, translating into MGGTEWAHYVETSIEVAGDPLEVSARLAEAGPHGEFVIYEKDGQWSYAGGVLAEVTLDRDGARLGGVRTARLPWSDRPLRQVKELLGMVPVRGWRAYGAATFELSYAKDGDLKHVDDQPLLHLVVPKSEVRVGSGRAWVRSTDPDTLAVLVDLLGRPAEGRESDAVPLDVRQTGRDEYRAAVAGAVQDIADARLQKVILSRLVQVDEDIDLVGTYVLGRRRNTPARSFLIRLGGLEAAGFSPEIVVSVTEDGTVVSQPLAGTRALTADAATNDRLRGELLSDEKEIYEHAISVKVGNDELLTVCEPDSVGVRNLMTLEERGSVQHIASRVTGKLSAGHDAWDAFSAVFPAVTASGVSKEAAYEAIRRYETERRGLYSGAVLTVDESGAMDAALVLRTVYRQDGRTWLRAGAGIVGRSQPDREFEETCEKLDSVARFLVAAEIKAEVPA; encoded by the coding sequence ATGGGCGGGACAGAGTGGGCGCACTACGTCGAGACGTCGATCGAGGTGGCGGGCGATCCGCTGGAGGTGTCGGCAAGGCTGGCCGAGGCGGGCCCGCACGGCGAATTCGTCATCTACGAGAAGGACGGGCAGTGGTCCTATGCGGGCGGAGTGCTCGCCGAGGTGACGCTCGACCGGGACGGGGCCCGGCTCGGCGGCGTGCGGACCGCGCGACTGCCCTGGAGTGATCGGCCGTTGCGTCAGGTCAAGGAACTGCTCGGGATGGTGCCCGTCCGGGGCTGGCGGGCTTACGGTGCCGCGACGTTCGAGCTGTCCTACGCCAAGGACGGCGACCTGAAGCATGTGGACGACCAGCCCCTGCTGCATCTCGTGGTGCCCAAGAGCGAGGTGCGCGTCGGCTCCGGCCGGGCATGGGTGCGCTCCACCGACCCCGACACCCTCGCCGTCCTCGTCGACCTGCTCGGCCGCCCCGCCGAAGGCCGTGAGAGCGACGCCGTTCCGCTGGACGTCAGGCAGACCGGCCGCGACGAGTACCGAGCCGCGGTCGCGGGCGCCGTACAGGACATCGCCGACGCGCGGCTGCAGAAGGTGATCCTGTCCAGGCTCGTACAGGTGGACGAGGACATCGACCTGGTCGGCACCTATGTGCTCGGCCGCCGCCGGAACACCCCGGCCCGGTCCTTCCTCATCCGGCTGGGCGGCCTGGAAGCCGCCGGTTTCAGCCCGGAGATCGTGGTCAGCGTGACCGAGGACGGCACGGTCGTCAGCCAGCCGCTGGCCGGCACCAGGGCGCTCACCGCGGATGCCGCGACCAACGACCGGCTGCGCGGGGAACTGCTGTCGGACGAGAAGGAGATCTACGAGCACGCGATCTCGGTGAAGGTCGGCAACGACGAACTGCTCACCGTCTGCGAACCGGACTCGGTGGGTGTCCGCAACCTGATGACGCTGGAAGAACGAGGCAGTGTCCAGCACATCGCCTCCCGGGTGACCGGCAAGCTCTCCGCCGGTCACGACGCTTGGGACGCCTTCTCCGCCGTCTTTCCCGCGGTGACCGCGTCCGGGGTGTCGAAAGAGGCCGCGTACGAGGCCATTCGCCGCTATGAGACCGAACGTCGCGGCCTGTACAGCGGCGCCGTGCTGACCGTGGACGAGTCAGGAGCGATGGACGCCGCGCTGGTGCTGCGGACCGTCTACCGCCAGGACGGCCGGACCTGGCTGAGGGCCGGTGCGGGCATCGTCGGCCGGTCGCAGCCGGACCGGGAGTTCGAGGAGACCTGCGAGAAGCTCGACAGCGTCGCGCGTTTCCTGGTCGCCGCCGAAATCAAGGCGGAGGTGCCCGCGTGA
- a CDS encoding GMC oxidoreductase → MSHQRIEVDVLVVGSGPVGATFARTLVEGGRGVMMVDAGPQLSSRPGEHLKNHFAYQHSHERFGGLVSGHLHPLSVPAAEPAEPGRLISLDAGVATYAVGGMATHWTGVTPRHHPAVELSDAFTAAEWNRLYDDAEALLHTGTDLTADAVSHRIVLDALASEYRELPEAYGVRHLPMAARRRADNPRLVRWTGTDTVLGPLADGGRDDFVLREQHLCRRLVPSADGGRIEYAEIEDHRDWRTLRVVAETYVLAGGAVLTPQLLYASGIRPPALGRYLTEQPVAFCQVVLGDDLVARVTADERFTDRVAAHRASRPADPLPIPVDDADPNVWIPVSADRPWHCQIHRDLPYADLVPNREIDKRLVVDLRWFGLVDPRPENRVRFSDTEQDVFGLPRPGFEFSLGERDRERQHRMMADLRRAAAALGSYLPGSEPRFIVPTLPLHIAGTTRMGTDADTSVVDPGSRVWGVENLYLGGNGLIPTPNASNPTLTSVAMALRAARGILGTEHPSSAERRADERPGLLVPR, encoded by the coding sequence ATGAGTCACCAGCGAATCGAGGTCGACGTTCTCGTCGTCGGTTCCGGGCCGGTGGGCGCGACCTTCGCGCGCACGCTCGTCGAAGGCGGACGCGGCGTCATGATGGTGGACGCCGGTCCGCAGCTCTCCAGCCGTCCTGGCGAGCACCTGAAGAACCACTTCGCCTACCAGCACAGCCACGAGCGCTTCGGCGGTCTGGTCAGCGGGCATCTGCACCCGCTGTCGGTTCCGGCCGCCGAACCTGCCGAGCCCGGCCGGTTGATCAGCCTGGACGCGGGCGTCGCCACGTATGCGGTCGGCGGGATGGCCACCCATTGGACCGGGGTGACCCCACGGCACCACCCGGCGGTCGAACTGTCCGACGCCTTCACCGCCGCCGAGTGGAACCGGCTCTACGACGACGCCGAGGCTCTGCTTCACACCGGAACCGACCTGACCGCGGACGCCGTCTCGCATCGGATCGTCCTGGACGCGCTCGCTTCGGAGTACCGCGAGCTGCCCGAGGCGTACGGGGTCCGGCATCTGCCGATGGCGGCGCGGCGCCGTGCCGACAACCCGCGGCTCGTGCGCTGGACCGGGACGGACACCGTTCTCGGCCCGCTCGCGGACGGCGGGCGGGACGATTTCGTGCTGCGCGAACAGCATCTGTGCCGCCGTCTCGTACCGTCGGCGGACGGCGGGCGGATCGAGTACGCCGAGATCGAGGACCACCGCGACTGGCGGACGCTGCGGGTCGTGGCGGAAACGTACGTCCTCGCCGGTGGCGCCGTGCTCACCCCCCAGTTGTTGTACGCCTCCGGTATCCGCCCGCCGGCGCTCGGCCGCTACCTCACCGAACAGCCGGTCGCCTTCTGCCAGGTCGTGCTCGGCGACGACCTGGTCGCTCGCGTGACGGCCGATGAGCGCTTCACCGACCGGGTCGCCGCCCACCGGGCGAGCCGTCCCGCCGATCCCCTGCCCATCCCGGTGGACGACGCCGATCCGAACGTCTGGATCCCGGTGTCGGCGGACCGTCCGTGGCACTGCCAGATCCATCGCGACCTGCCCTACGCCGATCTGGTGCCGAACCGGGAAATCGACAAGCGGCTGGTGGTCGACCTGCGCTGGTTCGGGCTCGTCGACCCGCGCCCGGAGAACCGGGTGCGGTTCTCCGACACCGAACAGGACGTCTTCGGCCTGCCGCGACCGGGCTTCGAATTCTCGCTCGGCGAACGGGATCGCGAACGGCAGCATCGGATGATGGCGGACCTCCGGCGGGCCGCGGCCGCGCTCGGGTCGTACCTGCCGGGGTCGGAACCACGGTTCATCGTTCCCACGCTTCCGTTGCACATCGCGGGAACCACCCGGATGGGCACCGACGCGGACACCAGCGTGGTCGACCCCGGTTCGCGGGTCTGGGGCGTCGAAAACCTCTATCTCGGCGGAAACGGCCTCATCCCGACCCCCAACGCGAGCAACCCGACCCTGACCAGCGTCGCGATGGCGTTGCGGGCGGCGCGCGGAATTCTCGGCACTGAACATCCATCCTCGGCGGAAAGGCGCGCAGATGAGCGGCCCGGGCTACTTGTTCCTCGGTGA
- a CDS encoding cupin domain-containing protein, which yields MIVTNAEGLSRSQDGGAWRCLARRGMLHSECEAFDYLRLPPGGTRDGRGREGVDAVWFVLSGEGEFRPGTEDSVPLHPGDLVLWSGGTRGSLHNPSTGHLELLSFAVLPTAVTDRLPARIPVAPAPLTGADHG from the coding sequence GTGATCGTCACCAACGCCGAGGGACTGAGCCGGAGCCAGGACGGCGGCGCGTGGCGCTGCCTCGCCCGGCGCGGGATGTTGCACAGCGAATGCGAGGCCTTCGACTATCTCCGCCTGCCGCCGGGCGGGACGCGGGACGGACGCGGCAGGGAAGGGGTCGACGCGGTCTGGTTCGTGCTCAGCGGTGAAGGGGAATTCAGGCCAGGTACCGAGGATTCCGTCCCGCTGCACCCTGGCGACCTGGTGCTCTGGTCGGGCGGAACGCGCGGGTCGCTGCACAACCCGTCCACCGGTCACCTCGAACTGCTTTCCTTCGCGGTGCTGCCCACCGCGGTGACCGACCGGCTCCCCGCCCGGATCCCGGTGGCGCCCGCGCCGTTGACCGGAGCCGACCATGGCTGA
- a CDS encoding cupin domain-containing protein, translated as MIVSDSGDGLTRTLDGDAGEAVWRCLGRRGMLFSECESFDFVRLAPGAVLDGRGRSDIEEAWFVLRGEAEFVEDGQDPLLAREGELVFCAHASAGHWRNVGDSPLEMLFLALMPASVSLRLPTRTPSD; from the coding sequence ATGATCGTCTCCGACTCCGGCGACGGACTCACCCGGACCCTCGACGGCGACGCCGGGGAAGCGGTATGGCGGTGCCTCGGGCGCCGCGGGATGTTGTTCAGTGAATGCGAATCCTTCGATTTCGTCCGGCTCGCACCGGGCGCGGTCCTCGACGGACGCGGCCGGAGTGACATCGAAGAAGCCTGGTTCGTGCTTCGCGGCGAGGCCGAGTTCGTCGAGGACGGCCAAGACCCGCTGCTCGCCCGCGAAGGCGAACTGGTCTTCTGCGCGCACGCGTCGGCCGGTCATTGGCGGAACGTCGGCGACTCCCCGCTGGAAATGCTGTTCCTGGCGTTGATGCCCGCTTCGGTGAGCCTGCGGTTGCCGACCCGGACCCCGTCCGACTGA
- a CDS encoding ketoacyl-ACP synthase III family protein: MRTEDVYLSGIGSVLPDRVSTESAVTRGWYDEADREASGILSVTVAGSTPAPDMAVEAANVAIRRSGRAANDFGVLFHSHAHHQGPDAWSPAHYILNNTLDRPIPAIEVKQGCLGGLAALELAATRLLANPSHPSALVTAADNFSIPLVDRWRTSSAFVLADSAAAVALSRGGGFARLLAIGSVSDARMEALDRGGDPLFPPGVTVGEPLDFTKRREYMREQWAQGVTPPIGYFGDKIVAVTESVLKEADVTFDEIARVAHPGFGWESLETMFLDPLGIDADRGIWDYIRKVGHAGVTEVFLGLEHLWTSGQVGPGDRVLLVSSGAGASMGAAVVEILTAPQPATEN; this comes from the coding sequence GTGAGGACGGAGGACGTCTACCTTTCCGGGATCGGCAGCGTCCTGCCGGACCGGGTGAGCACCGAATCCGCGGTGACGCGAGGCTGGTACGACGAGGCGGACCGCGAGGCGTCGGGGATCCTGTCGGTCACGGTCGCCGGGTCGACGCCCGCGCCGGACATGGCGGTCGAGGCCGCGAACGTGGCGATCCGGCGTTCCGGCCGGGCCGCGAACGATTTCGGTGTCCTGTTCCACAGCCACGCCCATCACCAGGGCCCGGACGCCTGGTCGCCCGCGCACTACATCCTGAACAACACCCTGGACCGGCCGATCCCGGCGATCGAGGTCAAACAGGGCTGCCTCGGCGGGCTGGCCGCGCTCGAACTCGCCGCGACCCGGTTGCTGGCCAATCCGAGCCACCCGTCCGCGCTCGTGACCGCAGCGGACAACTTCTCCATCCCGCTGGTGGACCGCTGGCGCACCTCCTCGGCGTTCGTGCTCGCCGACTCCGCCGCGGCGGTGGCCCTGTCCCGCGGCGGCGGATTCGCCCGGCTGCTGGCGATCGGTTCGGTGTCCGACGCCCGGATGGAGGCGCTCGACCGCGGCGGCGACCCGCTGTTCCCGCCGGGGGTGACCGTCGGGGAGCCGTTGGACTTCACCAAGCGGCGGGAGTACATGCGCGAGCAATGGGCGCAGGGGGTCACCCCGCCCATCGGCTACTTCGGCGACAAGATCGTCGCCGTCACCGAGTCGGTGCTCAAGGAAGCGGATGTCACCTTCGACGAGATCGCGAGGGTCGCGCATCCCGGTTTCGGCTGGGAATCGCTGGAAACGATGTTCCTCGATCCGCTGGGGATCGACGCCGACCGCGGGATCTGGGACTACATCAGGAAAGTCGGGCACGCCGGGGTGACCGAGGTGTTCCTCGGCCTCGAACATCTGTGGACCTCCGGACAGGTCGGCCCCGGTGACCGCGTGCTCCTGGTGTCCTCGGGAGCGGGCGCCTCCATGGGCGCCGCCGTCGTCGAAATCCTCACCGCCCCTCAGCCAGCGACGGAGAACTGA